A window from Paenibacillus polymyxa M1 encodes these proteins:
- a CDS encoding helix-turn-helix domain-containing protein, whose protein sequence is MQTISEQIGAIIRTLRKEKGLTQQTLADEIGSSFSYIGRVERGEGNVTIETIIKIAAALNIGFFELMSLGGKQDNETILALHAFLLNKSEKEHRKALNILKEVFDDNKF, encoded by the coding sequence ATGCAAACCATTTCCGAACAAATTGGTGCAATAATAAGAACCCTAAGGAAAGAAAAGGGATTAACACAGCAAACTCTCGCTGATGAAATTGGCTCATCGTTCTCATATATAGGCAGGGTTGAACGCGGAGAGGGAAACGTAACTATAGAAACCATTATTAAAATTGCTGCTGCCTTAAATATAGGATTTTTCGAATTAATGAGCTTAGGTGGAAAACAGGACAATGAGACTATATTAGCTTTACATGCATTCCTCTTAAATAAAAGTGAGAAAGAGCATAGAAAAGCCCTAAACATCCTGAAGGAAGTATTTGACGATAATAAGTTTTAG